One genomic window of Phycisphaerales bacterium includes the following:
- a CDS encoding argininosuccinate synthase, with translation MTQRKVVLAYSGGLDTSAIVPWLVETYGFEVHCIVADVGQGQDELEGVIEKARKTGAESCKVADLKQEFVDDYVFPTLIAGCQYETTYQLGTAMARPVIAKAQVEYALEVGADAVCHGCTGKGNDQIRFEAGYAALAPHMEIIAPWRIWDLHSREDLLEYLAARDIKSTASATKIFSRDRNLWHISHEGGPIEDPWNAPPADVWMMSRNIEDAPDQPEHVSLTFEDGRPVALNGNTLGGVELIEQLNDIAGRHGVGRVDIIENRCVGIKSRGLYETPAGTVLVNALRGLEELAFDRDVRRYREHMATTFGELVYSGKWFTPLRQAISAAAESMASRLSGEVSVRLFKGHATVEQRRCDAAIYDPGLASFSDTPLYDQKHAGGFIRLWTLTQRVEALRLQRDVKEPEAPARIIP, from the coding sequence ATGACCCAGCGCAAGGTCGTCCTTGCCTATTCCGGCGGCCTCGATACCTCGGCCATCGTGCCCTGGCTGGTCGAGACCTACGGCTTCGAGGTGCACTGCATCGTCGCCGACGTCGGGCAGGGCCAGGACGAGCTCGAGGGCGTCATCGAGAAGGCCCGCAAGACCGGAGCCGAGAGCTGCAAGGTCGCCGACCTCAAGCAGGAGTTCGTCGACGACTACGTCTTCCCCACGCTCATCGCGGGCTGTCAGTACGAGACGACCTACCAGCTCGGCACCGCCATGGCGCGCCCCGTTATCGCCAAGGCCCAGGTCGAGTACGCCCTCGAAGTCGGCGCCGACGCGGTCTGCCACGGCTGCACGGGCAAGGGCAACGACCAGATCCGCTTCGAGGCCGGCTACGCCGCGCTCGCGCCGCACATGGAGATCATCGCGCCCTGGCGCATCTGGGACCTGCACTCACGCGAAGACCTGCTCGAGTACCTCGCCGCCCGCGACATCAAGAGCACCGCCAGCGCCACCAAGATCTTCAGCCGAGACCGCAACCTCTGGCACATCTCCCACGAGGGCGGCCCCATCGAAGACCCGTGGAACGCTCCGCCCGCCGACGTCTGGATGATGTCGCGGAACATCGAGGACGCGCCCGACCAGCCCGAGCACGTGAGCCTGACCTTCGAGGACGGCCGGCCCGTCGCGCTCAACGGCAACACGCTCGGCGGGGTCGAGCTCATCGAGCAACTCAACGACATCGCGGGCCGCCACGGCGTGGGACGCGTCGACATCATCGAGAACCGCTGCGTGGGCATCAAGAGCCGCGGGCTCTACGAGACCCCCGCCGGAACTGTCCTCGTCAACGCCCTCCGCGGCCTGGAAGAGCTCGCCTTCGACCGCGACGTCCGCCGCTATCGCGAGCACATGGCCACGACCTTCGGCGAGCTCGTCTACTCGGGCAAGTGGTTTACGCCGCTGCGCCAGGCCATCAGCGCCGCGGCCGAGTCGATGGCCTCGCGCCTCTCGGGCGAGGTCTCGGTCCGCCTCTTCAAGGGCCACGCCACCGTCGAGCAGCGCCGCTGCGACGCGGCCATCTACGACCCGGGTCTTGCCTCGTTCAGCGACACGCCGCTGTACGACCAAAAGCACGCGGGCGGGTTCATCCGCCTGTGGACGCTCACCCAACGCGTCGAGGCCCTGCGCCTGCAGCGCGACGTCAAGGAGCCCGAGGCCCCGGCCCGGATCATCCCGTGA
- the argF gene encoding ornithine carbamoyltransferase gives MADAPAAMPKSLLSSAQLDADAIRAVIDLADEMRAAWPAPKRTLENKAVALVFEKPSLRTRTSFDVGLSRLGADVTYLDQSASPLGDRESIVDFTRTLERYADAIVARVRRHVVLQEMDRVSRVPIVNALSDHEHPCQALGDAMTIRAACGKVEGVRVAYIGDGNNVCNSLVLTMAALGARVTIVAPSAYEPQPAVLALARERAEPAGGAVELATDPAAIEGHDVVYTDTWVSMGSESERDERVEAFQRYRVTAAAMAKASEGREPAKFMHCLPAFRGVEVDDEVIDGESSLVYEQAENRMHAQNALLTMLLGNQRENGANP, from the coding sequence ATGGCTGACGCGCCGGCAGCCATGCCCAAGAGCCTGCTCTCCTCGGCCCAGCTCGACGCCGACGCCATCCGCGCCGTCATCGACCTGGCCGACGAGATGCGCGCTGCCTGGCCCGCGCCAAAGCGCACGCTCGAGAACAAGGCCGTCGCGCTCGTCTTCGAGAAGCCCTCCCTCCGAACGCGCACGAGCTTCGACGTCGGCCTCTCGCGACTGGGCGCCGACGTGACCTACCTCGACCAGTCCGCCTCGCCCCTGGGCGACCGCGAGTCGATCGTCGACTTCACGCGCACGCTCGAGCGATACGCCGACGCCATCGTCGCCCGCGTGCGCCGCCACGTGGTCTTGCAAGAGATGGACCGCGTCTCCCGCGTCCCCATCGTCAACGCCCTGAGCGATCACGAGCACCCGTGCCAGGCCCTGGGCGATGCCATGACCATCCGTGCCGCCTGCGGCAAGGTCGAAGGCGTCCGCGTGGCCTACATCGGCGACGGCAACAACGTCTGTAATTCGCTGGTGCTCACCATGGCCGCGCTGGGCGCTCGCGTCACCATCGTCGCGCCCAGCGCCTACGAGCCGCAGCCGGCCGTGCTCGCGCTCGCCCGAGAGCGCGCCGAACCAGCCGGCGGCGCGGTCGAACTCGCCACCGATCCGGCCGCGATCGAGGGCCACGACGTGGTCTACACCGACACCTGGGTCTCGATGGGCAGCGAGAGCGAGCGCGACGAACGCGTCGAAGCCTTCCAGCGCTACCGCGTGACCGCCGCCGCGATGGCCAAAGCCTCCGAGGGCCGCGAGCCAGCGAAGTTCATGCACTGCCTGCCCGCCTTCCGCGGCGTCGAGGTCGACGACGAGGTCATCGACGGCGAATCCTCGCTCGTCTACGAGCAGGCCGAGAACCGCATGCACGCCCAGAACGCACTGCTGACCATGCTGCTGGGCAACCAGCGCGAGAACGGAGCCAACCCATGA
- the argB gene encoding acetylglutamate kinase: MNAVVVKVGGRGVDAAAAREPIIDAIAKLAVHERLVIVHGGGNAIDDRLERLGIEARRVQGLRVTDDQTMREMVAAVGGNVNHALTGALLSRDVTSAGLTLTGAGIRCRLHEPVEGVDLGRVGIVEPSEDAHDVDGLIALMGAGVLPVVSCVGADDDGQPLNVNADDAAAGVAVALGASQLVLLTDTPGVLDADGGLIEQLDRAEIERLIDSGIIAGGMIVKVRAAVDMAARLHAPVRIAAWADADADWWRDPSAPGGTIIRDGKPASLGAGNG; the protein is encoded by the coding sequence ATGAACGCAGTCGTCGTCAAGGTCGGCGGTCGCGGCGTCGACGCGGCCGCCGCCCGCGAGCCCATCATCGACGCCATTGCCAAGCTCGCCGTCCACGAGCGCCTGGTCATCGTGCACGGCGGGGGCAACGCCATCGACGACCGGCTCGAGCGGCTGGGCATCGAGGCACGGCGCGTGCAGGGCCTCCGCGTCACCGACGACCAGACCATGCGCGAGATGGTCGCGGCCGTGGGCGGCAACGTGAACCACGCCCTTACCGGCGCTCTCCTCTCGCGAGACGTCACCAGTGCCGGACTCACCCTTACCGGCGCCGGCATCCGCTGCCGCCTGCACGAGCCCGTCGAGGGCGTCGACCTGGGCCGCGTGGGCATCGTCGAACCCAGCGAGGACGCCCACGACGTCGACGGGCTGATCGCCCTCATGGGCGCTGGCGTGCTGCCGGTCGTCTCGTGCGTGGGCGCCGACGACGACGGCCAGCCCCTCAACGTCAACGCCGACGACGCCGCCGCGGGGGTGGCCGTCGCGCTCGGCGCCAGCCAGCTCGTCCTGCTCACCGACACGCCCGGCGTGCTCGACGCCGACGGCGGCCTGATCGAGCAGCTCGACCGCGCCGAGATCGAGCGTTTGATCGACTCGGGCATCATCGCCGGCGGCATGATCGTGAAGGTGCGCGCCGCCGTCGACATGGCCGCCCGACTGCACGCGCCCGTGCGCATCGCCGCCTGGGCAGATGCCGACGCCGACTGGTGGCGAGACCCCAGCGCCCCCGGCGGCACCATCATCCGCGACGGCAAGCCCGCCTCGCTCGGGGCGGGCAATGGCTGA
- the argC gene encoding N-acetyl-gamma-glutamyl-phosphate reductase — protein sequence MSIPVAIAGATGYTGLELIRLVLGHPRLELAGVFASPGGQSVGQRVGDVFPDLRGRTDAVFASGEPDAILACSPQVAFLCTPHEASASLAPALLGPCPVVADLSGAFRLPAASYPAAYGFEHPAPDLLESAAYALPEHNREAIQQADLLSCPGCYPTASLLPLKPVITGGLLAQGHAIVIDAVSGISGAGRAPNQRTVFGEVSLGPYNVFAHRHQPEISTHAGVRVLFTPSVAPFFRGMLALVHVDLVPDTTEASLRACLESAYADAHFVRLLPKGQWPSVAGVERTNYADIALAYDAESHHAVLACSLDNLLKGASGQALQAVNIRLGLDERAGLTSDHATTPEEIA from the coding sequence ATGAGCATCCCCGTCGCCATCGCCGGCGCGACCGGCTATACCGGGCTCGAGCTCATCCGCCTGGTGCTGGGCCACCCGCGGCTCGAGCTCGCGGGCGTCTTCGCGTCGCCGGGCGGCCAGAGCGTCGGCCAGCGCGTCGGAGACGTCTTCCCCGACCTCCGCGGCCGGACCGACGCCGTCTTCGCCTCGGGCGAGCCCGACGCCATCCTCGCCTGCTCGCCGCAGGTCGCGTTCCTCTGCACGCCGCACGAGGCCAGCGCCAGCCTCGCGCCCGCCCTGCTCGGCCCGTGCCCCGTCGTCGCCGACCTCTCTGGCGCGTTCCGCCTGCCCGCCGCCAGCTACCCCGCCGCTTACGGCTTCGAGCACCCCGCGCCCGACCTACTCGAAAGCGCCGCCTACGCCCTGCCCGAGCACAACCGCGAAGCCATCCAGCAAGCCGACCTGCTCTCGTGCCCCGGCTGCTACCCCACCGCCAGCCTGCTGCCGCTCAAGCCCGTGATCACCGGCGGCCTGCTCGCCCAAGGCCACGCGATCGTCATCGACGCCGTCAGCGGCATCAGCGGCGCCGGACGCGCGCCCAACCAACGCACCGTGTTCGGCGAGGTCAGCCTCGGACCCTACAACGTCTTCGCCCACCGCCACCAGCCCGAGATCTCGACCCACGCCGGCGTCCGCGTGCTCTTCACGCCCAGCGTCGCGCCCTTCTTCCGCGGCATGCTCGCGCTCGTGCACGTCGACCTCGTGCCCGACACCACCGAAGCTAGCCTGCGTGCGTGCCTCGAGTCGGCCTACGCCGACGCCCACTTCGTCCGCCTCTTGCCCAAGGGCCAGTGGCCGAGCGTGGCGGGCGTCGAGCGCACCAACTACGCCGACATCGCGCTTGCGTACGACGCCGAGTCGCATCACGCCGTCCTGGCCTGCTCGCTCGACAACTTGCTCAAGGGAGCCTCGGGCCAGGCGCTGCAAGCCGTCAACATCCGCCTGGGCCTTGACGAACGAGCCGGCCTGACCTCCGACCACGCCACGACGCCAGAGGAGATCGCATGA
- a CDS encoding rhodanese-like domain-containing protein: MKHSAKFLAIVDDARSRIEECTIRDVENMRADGEAFELVDVREESEFAKGRLPGARHIGKGVIERDAEAKLPDPDAKIVLYCGGSYRSALAADNLQKMGYRNVVSMDGGYRGWTEAGLPTETT, encoded by the coding sequence ATGAAGCACTCGGCGAAGTTTCTGGCGATCGTGGACGATGCTCGCAGCCGCATCGAGGAGTGCACCATCCGCGACGTCGAAAACATGCGGGCCGACGGCGAAGCGTTCGAGCTGGTCGACGTGCGTGAAGAGAGCGAGTTTGCGAAGGGTCGGCTGCCCGGCGCCCGGCACATCGGCAAGGGCGTGATCGAGCGTGACGCCGAGGCGAAGCTGCCCGACCCGGACGCGAAGATCGTGCTGTACTGCGGCGGGAGCTACCGATCGGCCCTGGCGGCGGACAACCTGCAGAAGATGGGGTATCGCAACGTCGTCTCGATGGACGGCGGCTACCGGGGCTGGACCGAGGCGGGGCTGCCGACCGAGACGACCTGA
- a CDS encoding sugar phosphate isomerase/epimerase family protein: protein MARTAAELGFDGVDLRTFGYDSRTFVCDPLMTSARKVASTFGDLGVDVCGLATSISLDHPIRPHVVGRTFLFDQERVTRHATRMVDYAAMVGAPYLRVFGFEVPEGEKRTTSVRLIANRLGAIADHARHRGVTVVLENGGSFRTADDLREIVDMVDSPQMAACYNNAVGHAAGDDYAKAVRTLGRRMKFARLKDVGSDGCVPLGSGQSDAEGFVKALRSYGHFDGWLCYEWDRAWNDSLAPADDVLPEAIRTIYGWMGATGSKPGARQAAGAV from the coding sequence GTGGCCCGCACTGCGGCCGAGCTCGGGTTCGATGGCGTGGACCTGCGGACCTTCGGGTACGACTCCCGCACGTTCGTCTGCGACCCGCTCATGACCAGCGCTCGAAAGGTTGCCAGCACGTTCGGCGACCTCGGCGTCGACGTCTGCGGGTTGGCAACGTCGATTTCGCTCGATCACCCGATCCGGCCGCACGTCGTGGGTCGGACGTTCCTGTTCGACCAGGAGCGCGTGACGCGGCATGCAACCCGCATGGTGGACTACGCCGCGATGGTGGGCGCGCCGTATTTGCGTGTGTTCGGGTTCGAGGTGCCCGAGGGCGAGAAGCGGACGACCTCGGTCCGGCTGATCGCGAACCGCCTCGGCGCGATCGCCGACCATGCTCGGCACCGCGGCGTGACCGTCGTGCTCGAGAACGGCGGCAGCTTCCGGACGGCCGACGACCTGCGCGAGATCGTCGACATGGTCGACAGCCCGCAGATGGCCGCGTGCTACAACAACGCGGTCGGGCACGCGGCCGGTGATGATTACGCCAAGGCCGTTCGCACGCTCGGCCGCCGCATGAAGTTTGCCCGGCTCAAGGACGTGGGCAGCGACGGGTGCGTGCCGCTGGGCAGTGGTCAGAGCGACGCCGAGGGCTTCGTGAAGGCGCTGCGGTCGTACGGCCACTTCGATGGCTGGCTTTGCTACGAGTGGGATCGTGCCTGGAACGACTCGCTCGCACCGGCCGACGACGTGCTGCCCGAGGCGATCCGCACGATCTACGGCTGGATGGGCGCGACCGGCAGCAAGCCCGGTGCGCGGCAGGCGGCCGGGGCGGTCTGA
- the queG gene encoding tRNA epoxyqueuosine(34) reductase QueG gives MLQHCRDLGFALAGIAPVQRMKHEAEMRAWLADGRHGSMAYLAEHADLKADPSRLLEGATCAIMVADLYATRNEQPDDVADGHGRIARYARGRDYHKIIKKRLHALCDELAERWPGSRTRAFVDTAPVHERELALAAGLGWIGKHTLVIHPRMGSWMLLGGVLTTLELDVDEREEPDHCGTCTRCIDACPTDAITPYAVDASRCISYLTIERREPIDPGLQQGIGNWIFGCDVCQDVCPHNSPRNTENGEANEAYQGTRSSFDLVEVLGWDEDARRRAFAGSAMKRSKLGMMHRNAVIAAGNEIRRLGAGHPVARRMLESLRSVRDDHSFDAEVRSLAAATLERFGRLL, from the coding sequence GTGCTGCAGCACTGCCGCGATCTGGGTTTCGCGCTGGCTGGCATCGCACCCGTTCAGCGCATGAAGCACGAGGCAGAGATGCGGGCGTGGCTTGCCGACGGCAGGCACGGCTCCATGGCGTACCTCGCTGAGCATGCCGACCTCAAGGCCGATCCATCGCGGCTGCTCGAGGGCGCGACGTGCGCGATCATGGTCGCCGACCTGTACGCGACACGAAATGAGCAGCCGGATGACGTTGCCGACGGACACGGACGCATCGCCCGGTATGCGCGCGGTCGCGACTACCACAAGATCATCAAGAAGCGTCTGCACGCCCTGTGCGATGAGCTGGCCGAGCGCTGGCCCGGGTCGCGCACGCGGGCGTTCGTCGATACGGCGCCGGTGCATGAGCGTGAGCTGGCTTTGGCGGCCGGGCTCGGGTGGATCGGAAAGCACACGCTGGTAATCCACCCGAGGATGGGAAGCTGGATGCTGCTGGGTGGCGTGCTGACGACGCTCGAGCTCGACGTCGATGAACGGGAAGAGCCAGATCATTGCGGTACGTGCACGCGGTGCATCGATGCGTGCCCGACGGACGCGATCACGCCCTACGCCGTTGATGCTTCCCGATGCATCAGCTACTTGACGATTGAGCGTCGTGAGCCGATCGATCCCGGCTTGCAGCAGGGCATCGGAAACTGGATCTTCGGTTGCGACGTGTGCCAGGACGTGTGCCCGCACAACTCGCCTCGGAACACGGAGAACGGAGAAGCCAACGAAGCGTACCAAGGCACGCGGTCGTCGTTCGACTTGGTCGAGGTCCTCGGTTGGGACGAGGACGCGCGGCGCCGCGCGTTCGCCGGCAGCGCGATGAAGCGGTCGAAGCTGGGCATGATGCACCGCAACGCCGTGATCGCGGCTGGCAACGAGATCCGGCGCCTCGGGGCCGGGCATCCGGTGGCTCGGAGGATGCTGGAATCGCTCCGCAGCGTGCGGGATGACCACTCGTTCGATGCAGAGGTCCGGTCGCTGGCGGCCGCAACGCTGGAGCGCTTCGGGCGTTTGCTATGA
- a CDS encoding NAD(P)/FAD-dependent oxidoreductase, translating to MPEDNQRPVVVIVGGGFAGLECARALKRAPVDVVLVDRRNHHLFQPLLYQVATAALSPANIAAPIRRIMRRQRNCTVVMGEVESVDAESKVITIDGRERAYDYLVLACGMQHNYFGHDEWEAVAPGLKSIDDALEMRRRVLLAFEAAEVEADEAARQAELTFVVIGAGPTGVELAGAIAEIATQSIPRDFRRVDTTAAKVVLVEGADRVLPAFHPDSSERAQRSLEQLGVEVVLGTMASTIDDKGVTIGQGDDARRIDSRCVLWAAGLKAESVVDGLDVPKDDSGRVEVKSDLSAPGHRSVFVVGDLMAYEDPKLGEQVPGVAQGAMQSGRFVGKLIAGEVGGKSVEERPAFHYFDKGSMATIGRAHAVAEIGPMRFGGFVAWVLWSVIHVAFLIGFRNRLIALIEWSWLYVSWSRGARLITGRSAQPGPAERADALG from the coding sequence ATGCCTGAAGACAACCAACGCCCGGTGGTCGTGATCGTGGGCGGCGGCTTCGCGGGACTGGAGTGCGCACGGGCACTCAAGCGAGCGCCCGTCGACGTCGTGCTCGTCGATCGGCGCAACCACCACCTGTTCCAGCCGTTGCTGTACCAGGTCGCGACGGCGGCGCTCTCGCCGGCGAACATCGCGGCGCCCATCCGTCGGATCATGCGTCGGCAGCGCAACTGCACGGTGGTCATGGGCGAGGTCGAGTCGGTCGACGCCGAATCGAAGGTCATCACCATCGACGGCCGCGAGCGGGCGTACGACTACCTCGTACTGGCATGCGGCATGCAGCACAACTACTTCGGCCACGACGAGTGGGAAGCCGTCGCACCGGGACTGAAGTCCATCGATGATGCCCTCGAGATGCGACGGCGGGTGCTCCTGGCGTTTGAGGCGGCCGAGGTGGAAGCCGACGAGGCGGCAAGGCAGGCCGAGCTGACGTTCGTGGTCATCGGAGCCGGACCGACGGGCGTGGAGCTTGCAGGCGCCATCGCCGAGATCGCCACGCAGTCGATCCCACGGGACTTTCGACGCGTCGACACGACCGCGGCCAAGGTCGTGCTGGTGGAGGGGGCCGACCGCGTGCTTCCGGCGTTCCATCCGGATTCATCCGAACGGGCGCAGCGGAGCCTCGAACAGCTCGGCGTCGAGGTCGTTCTGGGGACGATGGCGTCGACGATCGATGACAAGGGCGTCACCATCGGACAGGGCGACGACGCTCGACGGATCGATTCGCGCTGCGTGCTCTGGGCGGCGGGGCTGAAGGCCGAGTCGGTGGTCGATGGCCTCGACGTTCCGAAGGACGATTCGGGGCGGGTCGAAGTCAAATCCGATCTTTCCGCGCCGGGGCATCGGAGCGTGTTCGTCGTGGGCGACCTGATGGCCTACGAAGATCCGAAGCTGGGCGAGCAGGTGCCGGGCGTGGCGCAGGGCGCGATGCAGTCCGGTCGTTTCGTGGGCAAGCTCATCGCCGGTGAGGTCGGGGGGAAGTCGGTCGAGGAGCGGCCGGCGTTCCACTACTTCGACAAGGGCTCGATGGCGACGATCGGTCGGGCACACGCGGTGGCGGAAATCGGGCCGATGCGATTCGGCGGATTCGTGGCGTGGGTGTTGTGGTCGGTCATCCACGTCGCGTTCCTGATCGGATTCCGGAATCGCTTGATCGCACTCATCGAGTGGTCATGGCTCTACGTCTCGTGGAGCCGCGGCGCCCGGCTGATCACCGGTCGCAGTGCGCAGCCCGGCCCAGCCGAGCGCGCTGACGCGCTCGGCTAG
- a CDS encoding M14 family metallopeptidase — translation MKQFPNLKTAAMLAALAAAPALAQTQQSPSAAEDGTHRHNPNYTLDIAWNRYYDFEQVEDILRRMAEAYPEFLELRSLGKSLQGRDVWLAIVNNPATGDHTDKPAMYIDGNIHGNEVQAAETVLYSMWKLLESQGTNERLTELLENSSFYFVPVANPDGRAWWFDEPNSPNSSRTNQRPVDNDGDGLIDEDGYDDLDGDGSITQMWRERVGGGWRRDPDDPRRFTRVGPDQQGDWEYLGMEGIDNDGDGRINEDTVFADDMNRNWPGDWQPTYTQRGAGPYPFSAPETHGIGRFIIDHPNIAAGQSYHNTGGMVLRGPGTSYRANLYDRTDSRVYDAIATDGAQMLPYYRDWVIWEDLYNVHGGQVTWMAESLGIVSFTNELWINAKRFQGEAARETEDQQWLWRDHVVFGNEFTDYTEVEHPEFGTILVGGSNRWGSRQTPPFLLEEEAHRNFAFTMFHARQMPLLRFGRVDIEQRSPGLWQVDVAVRNERHIPTRLSLARRNNIGQNDLMLFEGQGAEVVAAGQLRDFNDRQMREVRFEPERIQLNEGIGGMDQAIVRYVVRGDEGATFTLRYEAEKAKDLERMFTLEATSEPSPRPLGR, via the coding sequence ATGAAGCAGTTCCCCAACCTCAAGACCGCTGCGATGCTCGCGGCGCTTGCGGCGGCACCGGCGCTCGCACAGACCCAGCAGTCGCCGTCCGCGGCCGAAGACGGCACACACCGCCACAACCCCAACTACACGCTCGATATCGCGTGGAACCGCTACTACGACTTCGAGCAGGTCGAGGACATCCTGCGGCGGATGGCCGAGGCGTATCCCGAATTCTTGGAGCTACGCAGCCTGGGCAAGAGCCTGCAGGGCCGCGACGTCTGGCTGGCCATCGTCAACAACCCGGCCACCGGCGACCACACCGACAAGCCCGCGATGTACATCGACGGCAACATCCACGGCAACGAGGTCCAGGCGGCCGAGACCGTGCTGTACTCGATGTGGAAGCTGCTCGAGAGCCAGGGCACGAACGAGCGTCTCACCGAGCTGCTCGAGAACTCCAGCTTCTACTTCGTTCCCGTGGCCAACCCCGACGGCCGTGCGTGGTGGTTCGACGAGCCAAACTCACCGAACTCCAGCCGCACCAACCAGCGTCCGGTCGACAACGACGGCGACGGCCTGATCGACGAGGACGGCTACGACGACCTCGACGGCGACGGCTCGATCACCCAGATGTGGCGTGAGCGCGTCGGCGGCGGCTGGCGCCGTGACCCGGACGACCCGCGCCGCTTTACCCGCGTGGGCCCTGATCAGCAGGGCGACTGGGAATACCTCGGCATGGAGGGCATCGACAACGACGGCGACGGCCGCATCAACGAGGACACCGTCTTCGCCGACGACATGAACCGCAACTGGCCGGGCGACTGGCAGCCGACGTACACGCAGCGAGGCGCCGGCCCCTACCCCTTCAGCGCGCCCGAGACCCACGGCATCGGCCGCTTCATCATCGACCATCCCAACATCGCCGCCGGCCAGAGCTACCACAATACCGGCGGCATGGTCCTCCGCGGCCCGGGCACGAGCTACCGCGCGAACCTCTACGACCGGACCGACTCGCGCGTCTACGACGCCATCGCCACCGATGGCGCACAGATGCTCCCCTACTACCGCGACTGGGTCATCTGGGAGGATCTTTATAACGTCCACGGCGGTCAGGTCACGTGGATGGCCGAGTCCCTGGGCATCGTCAGCTTCACCAACGAGCTGTGGATCAACGCCAAGCGCTTCCAGGGCGAGGCCGCCCGCGAAACCGAAGACCAGCAGTGGCTCTGGCGAGACCACGTCGTCTTCGGCAACGAGTTCACCGACTACACGGAAGTCGAGCATCCCGAGTTCGGCACCATCCTGGTCGGCGGCAGCAACCGCTGGGGCTCGCGGCAGACGCCGCCCTTCCTACTCGAAGAAGAGGCCCACCGCAACTTCGCCTTCACCATGTTCCACGCCCGGCAGATGCCGCTGCTGCGCTTCGGCCGCGTCGACATCGAGCAACGCTCACCCGGCCTCTGGCAGGTCGACGTCGCGGTGCGCAACGAGCGGCACATCCCCACCCGCCTGAGCCTCGCACGACGAAACAACATCGGGCAGAACGACCTCATGCTCTTCGAAGGACAAGGCGCCGAGGTCGTCGCCGCCGGCCAACTGCGAGACTTCAACGACCGCCAGATGCGTGAGGTCCGCTTCGAGCCGGAGCGCATCCAGCTCAACGAGGGCATCGGCGGCATGGACCAAGCCATCGTGCGCTACGTCGTCCGCGGCGATGAGGGCGCGACCTTTACGCTCCGCTATGAAGCCGAGAAGGCCAAGGACCTCGAGCGCATGTTCACGCTCGAAGCGACGAGCGAGCCCAGCCCCCGCCCGCTCGGCCGCTAA